Within Lolium rigidum isolate FL_2022 chromosome 5, APGP_CSIRO_Lrig_0.1, whole genome shotgun sequence, the genomic segment caacggcgccagagaactgtcttgatggcgtgtaagacacacgtccgttgggaaccccaagaggaaggtgtgatgtgtacagcgacaagttttccctcagtaagaaaccaaggttatcgaaccgagtaggagtcaaggaacacatgaaggttgttggtggcggagtatagtgcggcgcaacaccggggattccggcgccaacgtggaacccgcacaacacaatcaaagtactttgccccaacgtaacgagtgaggttgtcaatctcaccggcttgctgtaaacaaaggattagatgtatagtgtgggagatgatgtttgtttgcgaagaacagtaaagaacaagtattgcagtagattgtatttcggatgtaaagaatggaccggggtccacagttcactagtggtgtctctccgataagaaatagcatgttgggtgaacaaattacagttgggcaattgacaaataaagaaggcataacaatgcacatacttatatcatgatgagtactatgagatttaatcagggcattacgacaaagtacatagaccgctatccagcatgcatctatgcctaaaaagtccaccttcaggttatcatccgaaccccttccaatattaagttgcaaacaacaaacaattgcattaaatatggtgcgtaatgtaatcaacacaaatatccttagacaaagcattgatgttttatccctagaggcaacaacacatccacaaccttagaactttctgtcattgtcccagattcaatggaggcatgaacccactatcgagcataaatactccctcttggagtcacaagtatcaacttggccagagcctctactagcaatggagagcatgcaagaacataaacaacatatatgatagattgataatcaacttgacatagtattcaatattcatcggatcccaacaaacacaacatgtagcattagaaatagatgatcttgatcatgataggcaactcacaagatctaacatgataacacaatgaggagaagacaaccatctagctacttctatggacccatagtccaggggtgaactactcacacatcgatccggaggcgatcatggcgatgaagagacctccgggagatgattcccctctccgacagggtgccggaggcgatctcctgaatcccccgagatgggattgtcggcggcggcgtctctggaaggttttccgtatcgtggctctcggtactggggttttcgcgacgaaggctttaagtaggcggaagggtaggtttaggggcggcacgagggccccacacaacagggaggcgcgaccccacccttggccgcgcggccctagcgtggcggcgcctcgtcgccccacttcgtttccctttcggtcttctggaagcttcgtggaaaaataagaccctgggcgttgatttcgtccaattccgagaatatttcctttgtaggatttcgaaaccaaaaacagcagaaaacagacaatcggctcttcggcatctcgtcaataggttagtgccggaaaatgcataataatgacatataatgtgtataaaacatgtgagtatcatcataaaagtagcatggaacataagaaattatagatacgtttgagacgtatcacccacttcATGAAAAGcatcaaggaagtagagatgatgaccttgtgCCTGAAGTGAGGGACTCGTCGCTTCATGTGACATTCTTCGACTTTGCTAGAAGTGTTGCATGGGAGACAAATGAAGGACTTGAAGGAAAACTTCGATGCGGTACCGCACAACACccgaagatacaccgaaggagtagaatagaaatttgatgcatccaatatagaaatagactagaccaccattagttctcttATTATTTAAACAACACTGGCATAAAAAAAGtactgatcttaccaaattgaggtgtGATCATACTATTTTGTTTGaaccatgttgcttgatgcttgttagatgattgttgtttgccgaattgccttgatctgatgcgtttgggtaggaaatcttctttagaTCTCTCCATCTATTCTcgtctatacccaacccagagaatgttttctcggcaacttgCCCTGAAGAAAATAGTAGTGAAATCAACCTAGATGTTTCCTATCAGATGAAGAAGCATAggatgtgagatacgcaaaatcctagttaaggatcgatagaagtgttttctaaacaattcaataatggggattgaaacattgattcaattattCCATGAAAGTTTATGTAAaaattgtgaggttgaccaagtgttagaatacgagattcaataaatcaaatacggagtaatgatttgggtgcgaggatggattgatcaccattcctactactcttattattcgctttcgtaatattgactttgcgaatctagagagacatacatacaaaagagataTCGGCAAATAAGCCTAAACCCCagggtggataaatattatacccttatagtaggcaagtgctgccaagcgtagggctacgtttagtttgaagatccaaccactagtttAAGGGTAGTGTTTTATCTTAGGTCTCTTTGTATTTGCATCTTACCGTGTCCAAACCCAAACAGATGCCTCTACATCGTGCTCACAACTACAATGACAACAACGACCCTAAGATGCCACCCACATTACCAGAGTTGATGGGACAAGCTCAGTTGGTTCGACGAGATGACCCAAAGCCTAGTCAACAGCCACACAAATAATGATTTACCGCCAGAAATGCTGCAATTGTTGGAGTCCCAATCTGAAATGTTGCAGATGATGGCCCATGGCATGACCAACTATAACAACAAAGAGGATGATGTAAACGAGACCACGAGCATGCAAACTATGTGGAGACCTAGGGCATTCACGTGGTGAACATCGGAACCGAGTGCCCTAAGCTGCGATGGAAGCCATCCAACCAAAGAATGCCACACCTATCAGATTACGTGTTTCCTATGTGAGGAGTCAATCATGTCCCCGCTCAATGCCACCTCTACCCCATAGTGCAAGAAATGAGTGTACAAGTCGGGGATGGAATGTGTCAGTCTATGAGAAATATCCATGAACGTAGGTCCAAGATGAAGGAAGAAGTTGAAATCAAGCCCCGGGAAgcggcacacacttgtcaccaccaAGTGTTGTTATACATGTGGGGAGAAGAACATTTATCAAAGAACTGCTCTAGAAAGCGAGAAAGGTTCCCCACATTTAAGGTGGAATATGAAGACCAGGAACTAGAAGATCTCTTAGCCTTGGAGAGACCCAAAAGGAAGAAAAATCACCACCACTCTAAGGAGAAGGAAATTAGACActtgttgtgttactattgcaAAGAACCAGGGCATTATGCATCAAAGTGcctagaaaagaagaaaaagaacaaagcAGAGGAGCAGAGAGTAAAAAATGGAAGCACGAAGAAACGTATGAGAGACCTCAGCCACATCACATGTTTCAAATGTGGCAACAAGGGTCACTACGCGGATAAATGCACAAAGAAATTACTTCTGTAAGCCACCAAAAATTACGAGAGGCCATCTAGTCAgtttttcttttaagggtggtagcacccATGCCTATCTGGAACCCAAAACTTTCTaacctttctcaaatctcgaggacgagatttcttttaagggtggtagtctctcACATCCCGGAATTTTCCAGATTtcgaaatgtaaaataaaaatgaatttaatgcttgattgtttgaacttgattgaaaatccacaaagaattaaaactttttggagTTTTTAAAACGTATTTTCAAACTATTGGTTTCTAAATACTTTtggtttcaagtattttcaaaatcaaacatatagatCAAATGTATATAATAATCATTTTAATTTCACAAAGGGATATTAAAAGGGTTTTGCAAAATGGAGTTTTCGTAAACCATAGTTTCAAAATATTTTATAATCAATACTCTATTTTTttcggaggttttgaaatttataaaatattttatttttgagaaaaccttaaaccccaaaaggcactatagccacatagacatataTGTCAAATTTtgtttttataaagtttataactTGTCCCAAGTTTagtctcatattgaagtatttttcataacgaatccaacggtaccttatttgcatttttttcgATTTTATTTGAAGCCCCAAAATGTATTTCCAATTTCAGTATAATAAAAACCAGAATCGGGCCGGCCAGCcgagccgaccggcccagcatgaCGACCCAGCGCCCGCTCGGCCCAACGCCCCCAGCCCACCCGGCCTCCCTTGCCCCAGCATTTTTTTCCTTGGCCGCACCCTGGCCCAACACACCCACGTCACCAGCCCATCTCAACTCCTCAGCATGCCACGGCCCGGCGCAGCCACGCGCGTAGCGCATctgccttttttttttccttttcccttTCTTTTAGTCCCACTACAGCCTATAAAAAGGACCCCAAAGGCAGCCTCAATCACGGGAggtgctttacaccgacctggtcggtgcctAGCGACGCACCGACCACCCCCCGTccgttgttgggccggcccacgattCCGGCTGGCTGTCCTCAGTTCCCGGACGAAATAGACTGTCACGAGTTCGATTCTCAGTTCCCGATTTTTTCAGTTCGTATTTCGGTGACGAACTAGACAGTCACGAGTTCGATTCTACCCACCTTAATTTTCTTCAGTTCGTAGATCTTTTGTAAAAAAAATGTACGAAATCGGAATTAaacgaaaaaaaaagaaatagattcCCGTTTCGTCAAATACTTATTCTTTCAGGTTACTGtttcttttcatattttaaatttttttaaaaagtgattctttccatatgttttttattttcttttaaaaaTATCATACATGAGTATATTCAAACAAACTGAAAAAGATCAAAAGTAAGAAGCGTTATTAGATCAAGGTAACTTGTAAATTCAGCAATCACAAACATGAAAAAAAGTTACAGGTACATGGAAAATCTGTCTACTTGAAATGCCAAGTATACATAAGATAAATAAGCTACATAAGACAAAGATGTATGGAAAAATATGTTTATTACAAGGGAAAACTGTCTCGTGATGTCAAAATTTGTTCATCTGATATATATGAAAACTCAAATGGTGAGAACCTCTCGCAAAGGAACATATCAGTGCTTGTAACTTGACAAAGATGATCATCTGCATGCTTCTCTGGAAAGCTACATTTAAATAAGATATTACAAAAAAGTTAGGAAATTCCTGATCGTAAAATGTTTGATAAACCTGAAGCAAGTCTACTATGTAGTACAGAACATGAAAAACTGAAGCATTAACAAAACGTTTGTCATTGTCAGTCAAACTGGAGGGCGGATTACTAAATGTATGAAGCTGCTTAAGCTGGAAACAGTGTTATAGTTATCGGCATCCAAAAATGATTGATAGAAAAAGAAAACATAGTGGGATCTCGAAACAGAGCTACACATTTATTCTTCGAAGCAGCAAAACAACGGATGTAGAAAAATGGGGACTATGCGTTGTATTCTATGGACTGAACGCTAAGCGATAGATCATGTGCACGACGCGTTCCAGAGAAGAAGAAACATAGTTGGATTTAATGAATATGAGATACCAATTCAGACAGAAAAATAGTAACTTGAAGGCACTTACAATGTCAATACATCATCTGTCTCCTTGAAAATAAATTGCtaacttaatcaatgaagaagatgTGGAGCCTGTGAAAAAGAATGAACACACTTTACATAAAAAATGAAATCTCGTGCTGTTGGATTCTATATGGTCAGTGCACAGAAATTGATATATTACTAAAAAATATCTATACTTACATGCTTTGAAATGAATTCTCGTGCTATTGGCACCTGTTTCTCATTAAATTTGTTTATCACTAGCTGGCATGAGACTTTTTCACGAATTGCTTGCAAGTCAACCTTTTATTGAAAACCAAAAAAAAGAATTCCAGATTTACTATTGTTTTTTTAGGAGCGAGAAAGTACAAAATTATAATGGACAGAATAAGTTACATTTGAGAATTGTTGTACTTCAACTCCATTGTAGCATCTCATATATTGGATCACAAAAATTCCAGAATCATACCCGTGCTCCAAAAACGAAAAAAATGGCAATGCCATGGTAAGCTTATGTATAAAACAATATTAAAAGTTTTGAATAAAAACAGAAGGGACTGTATTCACCTAAAGTTTTGCTTTGGCACATGAACATACTTAACACTAAAATCATGTATGTTGAACTTGAAGCAACCAGGATAACATTTGACAAATAGTTGTTTGAAATTGAATATCACAGTGTTAACTACTGTGGAGAACTTTCCTACTGAGGAATCAGGATTTAACACATCAAATGATTTATCAATGAAGTTTGCGACAATAAGTATCCACTCTTTTCCAATTGGACATGGAATGTGTACCTACATATAGTTGATGTGAAAAAAAATAATTAATATTTTATTACGAAATTGAAAGAGCGATTCTGTGAAATATATATTGAGGGTGACAAAGCTGAATGATAAAAAAGAAATATACCAGCCCTGCGTTTTCCAATCTGTATCCAACATAATGTAGTGAGAAAATCCTTTTATATTCTGGATTAGAACAATCCAAATTGGGGTCCATCAGTAATTTCTGTGCGAAGTCAAAAAGGATAAATGAATGGAAATTAAATTGGAAAACACGCTAATAGCTTCTGTTGAGATCatccagtaaaaaaaaaagagggtAAAAATGTCGTGTGGAAAATATGATTTGGTAAAAGATTATACAAACCGTGACTTCTTTTATGACGACATGCATGAGAATATCTTTGTCACCAAATTTTCCTTCTTTTCTACGATGAATTTGCTCGGTAGAAGTTAACATGCCATAGCAATCCATTACACAGGGGTGAATCCAACCGCCTGTATTCATAGATAAAGCCAACGTTCTCTGGTTTCTTGGCACCAGAAATTGTacaataaaattaaaattaaatcaTGAACGGTTTCTTTGCATGAACGGTTTCTTGACACGAACGGTTTCCTACCTTTAACAAAGATTCAACCATGAAAaagattcttggcatgaacgatTTCCTACCTTgaataaaaaaaaaagaatgaacGGATTGTTAAACgaacggattcttggcatgaaccGTTTCCTAccttgaaaaaaaaaatacaaccatGAACGGATTGTTGGTATGAACGGTTTTGTCACTTGAACATAAAAAaaaagcatgaacggattctttgCTTGAACGGATTCTTAGCATTAACGGTTTCCTACCTTGAACATATAAAAATAATTGAATGAAGGGACTATAATCATGAAAAAATTCCTTCCTTGAACAAAAATTCAACCATGAACATAAAAATTGAAACAAATTATTCTATGTTTTCAGAGGCATTTGAGAAACTATGCTACTGCATATCAGAAACCAATTCAGTGAGAAAACTATTCTAGTAGGAGTATTATTTGTTCAAAGTTTAAATAGTGCATTTCTCAGAAACCAATTCAAAGAGTAAAATTAAAACATTAACGGTttcttggcatgaacggtttCTTGGCATGAAAGGTTTTCTACCTTTAACAAAGATTCaaccatgaacggattcttggcatgaacgatTTCCTACCTTGAACAAAAATTCAACCATGAACGGATTGTTGGTATGAATTGTTTCTACCTTGAACAAAAATACAACCCATGAACGGATTGTTTGTATGAACGGTTTCGTAGcttgaacataaaaataaaaagcatGAACGGATTCGTGGCAATAACGAATTCGtggcatgaacggattcttggcattAACGGTTTCCTTCCTTGAACAAAAATACAACCATAAAACGGATTGTTGGTATGAACGGTTTCATAGCTTGAACATAAAAAAAACATGAACGGATTCTTCgaatgaacggattcttggcattAACGGTTTCATTCCTTGAACAAAAATACAACCATAAAAGGATTGTTGGTATGAACGGTTTCATAGCTTGAacataaaaaaaaaaaatgaacggATTCTTCGAATGAACGGATTCTTGGTATTAACGGTTTCATTGCTTGAACAAAAATACAACCATGAACGGATTGTTGGTATGAACGGTTTCGTCGattgaacataaaaataaaaggcaTGAGCGGATTCTTGGCATGAGCGGATTTTTGGCATTAACGGTTTCCTACCTTGTACAATA encodes:
- the LOC124655603 gene encoding uncharacterized protein LOC124655603, with the protein product MNTGGWIHPCVMDCYGMLTSTEQIHRRKEGKFGDKDILMHVVIKEVTKLLMDPNLDCSNPEYKRIFSLHYVGYRLENAGLVHIPCPIGKEWILIVANFIDKSFDVLNPDSSVGKFSTVVNTVIFNFKQLFVKCYPGCFKFNIHDFSVKYVHVPKQNFRYDSGIFVIQYMRCYNGVEVQQFSNVDLQAIREKVSCQLVINKFNEKQVPIAREFISKHAPHLLH